One region of Pagrus major chromosome 5, Pma_NU_1.0 genomic DNA includes:
- the mxd1 gene encoding max dimerization protein 1, which translates to MAAIGLVQMLIEAAEYLDRREREAEHGYASMPPFISSRERESLKRKSKSKKNTSSRSTHNEMEKNRRAHLRLCLERLKSLVPLGPDANRHTTLSLLMKAKDHIKRLEESDRRAQHTVEQLQREQRHLRRRLEQLGVERTRMDSTGSTLSDKSDSDQEDLDVDVEGTDYLLGDLEWSTSSVSDSGDERGSLRSSCSDEGYSSASLLRLQDTQEMAKQLGCSL; encoded by the exons ATGGCGGCGATCGGACTGGTGCAGATGTTGATCGAAGCAGCCGAGTACCTTGATCGCAGAGAACGAG AAGCTGAACACGGTTATGCCTCCATGCCACCCTTCATCAGCAGCCGGGAGAGGGAAAGCTtgaaaaggaaaagcaaaagcaagaaaaacacaagtagCAG GTCTACGCACAATGAAATGGAAAAGAACAG GCGGGCACATCTACGGCTGTGTTTAGAGCGCTTGAAATCCCTCGTTCCCTTAGGACCAGATGCTAACAGGCACACCACCCTCAGCCTGCTGATGAAGGCCAAAGATCATATCAAG AGGTTGGAGGAAAGCGATAGGAGAGCTCAGCACACCGTGGAGCAGCTACAGCGGGAGCAGAGACACCTGAGGAGGCGTCTGGAGCAGCTGGGGGTGGAGAGGACCCGCATGGACAGTACCGGCTCCACCCTGTCTGACAAGTCCGACTCTGATCAAG AGGACCTGGACGTGGATGTGGAGGGGACAGACTACCTGCTGGGTGACCTGGAGTGGAGCACCAGCAGCGTGAGCGACTCAGGGGACGAGCGAGGCAGCCTGCGCAGCAGCTGTAGCGACGAGGGCTACTCCAGCGCCAGCCTGCTGCGCCTGCAGGACACTCAGGAGATGGCCAAGCAGCTGGGCTGCAGCCTATAG